A single window of Rhodococcus jostii RHA1 DNA harbors:
- a CDS encoding sugar phosphate isomerase/epimerase family protein, which translates to MTDGPLLSLSPLTAVDASPPDLVTAAASAGFDFVGIRAKAAATDTQWPMLDDGPMVRETRRRADDLGIEILDVEVLRITGADDVETALRLLDVASALRASYVLVNGNDPEPTRQADTFALLCREAEQRGVSLALEFMAFSRIRTIGDAAAVLRHATSPVAVLVVDALHLARTGSSAEEVRALPDHWLSYVQLCDAPKKAPPDHAGLITEARTDRLLPGAGELPLHELIDAFPAGAVYSVEAPVLAHTGWAVDVRADHAYRALRDTVHAM; encoded by the coding sequence ATGACCGACGGACCACTGTTGTCGCTCTCACCACTCACAGCCGTCGACGCCTCACCACCGGATCTGGTGACCGCGGCTGCGAGCGCCGGCTTCGACTTCGTAGGAATCCGAGCGAAAGCGGCAGCCACTGACACCCAATGGCCGATGCTCGACGACGGCCCGATGGTGCGGGAGACACGGCGCCGTGCCGACGACCTGGGCATCGAGATCCTGGACGTCGAAGTACTGCGCATCACCGGCGCGGACGATGTGGAGACTGCGCTGCGCCTCCTCGACGTGGCGTCCGCACTGCGTGCGAGCTATGTACTGGTGAACGGCAACGACCCGGAGCCCACCCGACAGGCTGATACATTCGCGCTCCTGTGCCGTGAAGCCGAGCAACGAGGTGTGTCTCTTGCGCTGGAGTTCATGGCATTCAGCCGGATCCGAACCATCGGTGACGCTGCCGCCGTGCTGAGACACGCCACCAGTCCCGTTGCGGTGCTGGTGGTGGACGCACTGCACCTGGCCCGCACCGGCAGCTCTGCCGAAGAGGTCCGGGCACTTCCCGACCACTGGCTCTCGTACGTTCAGCTGTGTGACGCCCCGAAGAAGGCACCACCCGATCACGCGGGTCTGATCACCGAGGCGCGCACCGACCGACTCCTCCCCGGCGCGGGTGAGCTCCCGTTGCACGAATTGATCGACGCATTTCCAGCCGGCGCCGTTTATTCCGTGGAGGCCCCGGTCCTCGCTCACACCGGGTGGGCAGTCGACGTCCGAGCCGACCACGCCTACCGAGCCCTTCGTGACACGGTTCATGCCATGTGA
- a CDS encoding oxygenase MpaB family protein, translated as MTETQSRESAAGFSDFTPPRRFDMDSEWGRRSMRTLSRFVHGDPAPTAAERELHARAVVGQDEIGAALARAVLVDKTVTMAQFSRALSDGIGSVPDAAPPLVAFFDAVDSRPSWVDDRRLEHGAAVCLRSGMTGLDLLATGSLMNGYRSAATSRQLVATGRLVGDGAGQRVAETVRWWYECVLPGGMDRDRRGWQLSVHVRLMHSFVNLTLLQDESWDVSDWGMPINQSDQAGTLALFSTTFLVGLRSLGVWVSADEGRDVMHLWRYIGWLMGIDEHWLVDDENTGRRNMCQIGMFAPGPDDNSRVLADSLQKSWATFHYPHAESLRRRLNRQRLLSIQRLFSGKRGMQELGLPVVPAWYVPLALAGNGTLHGAARVSPAVRDRVGRRSRRRVEAWLAANETTSRAQRRW; from the coding sequence ATGACAGAAACCCAGTCCCGGGAGTCGGCGGCCGGCTTCTCCGACTTCACGCCGCCGCGGCGGTTCGACATGGACTCGGAGTGGGGTCGGCGCTCGATGCGGACGCTGTCGCGGTTCGTGCACGGCGACCCGGCACCCACCGCGGCGGAGCGGGAACTCCACGCCCGGGCGGTGGTCGGTCAGGACGAGATCGGTGCCGCACTGGCGCGGGCCGTCCTCGTCGACAAGACCGTGACGATGGCCCAGTTCTCCCGGGCACTCTCCGACGGCATCGGCAGCGTGCCCGACGCCGCGCCGCCGCTGGTCGCGTTCTTCGATGCAGTGGACAGTCGGCCGTCGTGGGTCGACGACCGCCGCCTCGAGCACGGGGCCGCCGTCTGCCTGCGCAGCGGCATGACCGGACTCGACCTGCTCGCGACCGGTTCGCTGATGAACGGCTACCGCAGCGCGGCCACCTCCCGCCAGCTCGTGGCCACCGGCAGGCTCGTCGGGGACGGCGCCGGTCAGCGGGTCGCCGAGACCGTGCGGTGGTGGTACGAGTGCGTCCTGCCCGGCGGCATGGACCGCGACCGCCGGGGCTGGCAGTTGTCCGTGCACGTCCGGTTGATGCACTCGTTCGTGAACCTGACCCTGCTGCAGGACGAGAGTTGGGACGTGTCCGACTGGGGCATGCCGATCAACCAGTCGGATCAGGCCGGGACGCTCGCCCTCTTCTCGACGACGTTCCTCGTCGGACTCCGATCGCTGGGCGTGTGGGTCTCCGCCGACGAGGGCCGCGACGTCATGCACCTGTGGCGGTACATCGGCTGGCTGATGGGCATCGACGAACACTGGCTGGTCGACGACGAGAACACCGGACGCCGCAACATGTGCCAGATCGGGATGTTCGCGCCCGGTCCCGACGACAACTCCAGGGTGCTGGCCGACTCACTGCAGAAGTCGTGGGCCACCTTCCACTACCCGCATGCAGAGTCCCTGCGACGCCGGCTCAACCGCCAGCGCCTGCTCAGCATCCAGCGGTTGTTCTCGGGCAAGCGTGGCATGCAGGAACTCGGATTGCCGGTCGTGCCTGCCTGGTACGTTCCGCTGGCGCTGGCGGGGAACGGGACCCTGCACGGTGCAGCCAGAGTGAGTCCGGCCGTCCGGGACCGCGTCGGCCGCCGCTCCCGGCGGCGAGTCGAGGCGTGGCTCGCCGCCAACGAGACGACGTCGCGGGCTCAGCGGCGCTGGTAG
- a CDS encoding TetR/AcrR family transcriptional regulator — MGTGQRKDPSQQRSQETVARILSATGQVLRAKGYTGCSTNAIAEAAGISKGSVYQYFANKDEIIEVLIDKIMEETTATFGTQLEQAVAKGTFLKDAALQSQLLAVLDRYCDILGSLLNDAPHLALTAHRSVRIEERCRDLLRTYVTLNPSAIGPGVDLEALLLVLTVSYREVSLEYLRRDLRDRRNELATVLYDMTMGGLAGRVTRGV, encoded by the coding sequence ATGGGCACTGGCCAGCGGAAAGACCCCTCCCAGCAGCGGTCGCAGGAGACGGTCGCGCGCATCTTGTCGGCAACTGGTCAGGTTTTGCGGGCCAAGGGGTATACCGGCTGCAGCACGAACGCCATCGCCGAGGCCGCCGGGATCTCGAAGGGGTCGGTGTACCAGTACTTCGCGAACAAGGACGAGATCATCGAGGTCCTGATCGACAAGATCATGGAGGAAACCACCGCCACGTTCGGGACGCAGCTCGAGCAGGCCGTCGCGAAGGGCACGTTCCTGAAGGACGCGGCGCTGCAGTCCCAGCTCCTCGCCGTCCTGGACAGGTATTGCGACATCCTCGGTTCGCTGCTCAACGACGCGCCGCACCTGGCTCTCACCGCGCACCGTTCGGTCCGCATCGAGGAACGGTGCCGCGACCTGTTGCGTACGTATGTGACGTTGAATCCGTCGGCGATCGGTCCGGGTGTCGATCTCGAAGCGCTGCTCCTGGTGCTCACCGTCAGCTACCGCGAGGTGAGCCTCGAATACCTCCGCCGCGACCTCCGCGACCGGCGAAACGAGCTGGCCACCGTCCTCTACGACATGACGATGGGCGGTCTCGCCGGGCGCGTGACACGCGGGGTGTAA
- a CDS encoding IclR family transcriptional regulator, which yields MTETSPAAGAVPFEQVPERPRHRMIDRVAAILELVARSGAGLTLTAVAKALNAPVSSVHGLLNGLVAVGYLDERDRVYTLGTAPYLLNVIAGRPPVTSISHEQLQQVHAEAGLTIALSTSVGDDLFYVDHVSSEPEYAYLAENRLRRSLLRTSAGWLLLADREQRDIWAYLNSRPVADADYIEQFLYALEALRATGVCAAPGVAVEHGDGVSVALRERGRTIATLGVVGVRETIIERRDELAKICLRHAEEWGFR from the coding sequence ATGACGGAAACTTCTCCGGCCGCCGGTGCCGTACCTTTCGAGCAGGTTCCCGAGCGTCCCCGCCATCGCATGATCGACCGGGTCGCGGCAATCCTCGAACTCGTCGCCCGCTCCGGTGCCGGTCTCACCCTCACGGCCGTGGCAAAGGCTCTCAACGCCCCAGTGAGTTCGGTGCATGGGCTGCTCAACGGTCTCGTCGCCGTCGGCTACCTCGACGAACGCGACCGTGTCTACACCCTCGGTACAGCGCCCTACCTGCTCAACGTCATCGCGGGACGCCCCCCGGTCACGTCGATAAGTCACGAACAGCTCCAGCAAGTGCACGCCGAGGCCGGACTGACCATCGCGCTGTCCACCTCGGTGGGCGACGACCTGTTCTACGTTGACCACGTCTCCTCTGAACCGGAGTACGCGTACCTGGCGGAGAACCGCCTGCGGCGCTCCCTGCTGCGCACGTCCGCGGGGTGGCTGCTACTGGCCGACCGCGAGCAGCGCGACATCTGGGCCTACCTCAACTCCCGCCCGGTGGCCGACGCCGACTACATCGAGCAGTTCCTCTATGCCCTCGAGGCACTACGGGCCACCGGCGTGTGTGCAGCCCCGGGCGTGGCTGTCGAACACGGTGACGGCGTGTCGGTGGCTCTCCGGGAACGCGGCCGAACCATCGCCACACTCGGTGTGGTCGGCGTTCGCGAGACGATCATAGAGCGGCGCGACGAGCTCGCTAAGATCTGTCTCCGGCACGCCGAGGAGTGGGGCTTTCGCTGA
- a CDS encoding acyl-CoA dehydrogenase family protein, whose translation MTTATTVDLSVDEDLQAMLSDVVSGFSGPDVRPDADAVWSTLREVGVARLTAPEDAGGSGAGWAEAAALLRTAAAAGVAVPYAETDLLAGPLRRAAGIDDSSDSTATVALLDSSGTAHGVPWAGATATVVCVRPAGDTHELADVPTDRLTITTIEGISAVPTGSVTVGEGISWSPVPTAAVEAYVLRGALARALQCVGAMDGMLASAIEHTTARSQFGRALAKFQSVQNLVVDIAAESVLARAAVDTALADALTDDLDGELSQFRVAVARSVVSQALAVAVRNVHQVHGAIGTTHEHTLHRVTLPALQWRGEFGSPAFWERFLSRAAMVGGMDGAWPMVAEGARVEDAASRYLDAVIARSVS comes from the coding sequence ATGACCACCGCCACGACCGTCGACCTCTCCGTCGACGAGGACCTGCAGGCGATGCTCTCCGACGTCGTCTCCGGTTTCTCCGGCCCCGACGTCCGGCCCGACGCCGACGCCGTGTGGTCGACTCTGCGGGAGGTCGGCGTCGCCCGGCTCACCGCGCCCGAGGACGCCGGGGGCAGCGGAGCCGGCTGGGCCGAAGCCGCCGCGCTCCTGCGCACCGCGGCTGCCGCCGGTGTGGCCGTCCCGTACGCCGAGACCGACCTGCTGGCCGGGCCGCTCCGGCGCGCCGCCGGGATCGACGACTCGTCCGACTCCACCGCCACCGTCGCGCTGCTCGATTCCTCGGGGACCGCGCACGGTGTCCCGTGGGCCGGTGCCACCGCCACCGTCGTGTGCGTGCGCCCCGCCGGCGATACCCACGAGCTCGCGGACGTGCCAACCGACCGGTTGACGATCACGACCATTGAGGGCATCTCGGCAGTGCCGACCGGCTCTGTCACCGTCGGTGAGGGCATCTCCTGGTCACCCGTACCCACCGCGGCCGTCGAGGCGTACGTCCTGCGTGGCGCGCTCGCCCGTGCACTGCAGTGCGTCGGCGCGATGGACGGCATGCTCGCCTCGGCGATTGAGCACACCACCGCCCGCAGCCAGTTCGGTCGCGCCCTGGCGAAGTTCCAGTCCGTGCAGAACCTCGTCGTCGACATCGCCGCCGAGTCCGTGCTGGCCCGCGCTGCCGTGGACACCGCGCTCGCCGACGCCCTCACCGACGACCTCGACGGCGAGCTGTCCCAGTTCCGCGTTGCGGTCGCGCGCAGCGTCGTTTCGCAGGCCCTGGCCGTGGCGGTGCGCAACGTCCACCAGGTGCACGGCGCGATCGGGACCACCCACGAGCACACCCTGCACCGGGTCACCCTTCCCGCCCTGCAGTGGCGCGGCGAGTTCGGGTCACCGGCGTTCTGGGAGAGGTTCCTCTCCCGCGCGGCCATGGTCGGCGGCATGGACGGTGCGTGGCCGATGGTCGCCGAGGGCGCCCGCGTCGAGGACGCCGCGAGCCGGTACCTCGACGCCGTGATCGCAAGGTCCGTGTCATGA
- the aroQ gene encoding type II 3-dehydroquinate dehydratase encodes MNSPTFMVVNGPNLNMLGARQPEHYGHHTLDDVRTLCERTAEPLNIELAFFQSNHEGEVIDRIHRARGSAHAIVINPGAWTHTSVALRDALVVPEIPIVEVHISNIHAREEFRHRSLISPIANTVIAGAGITGYKFAIEHLAAVLNPAEGSATRP; translated from the coding sequence ATGAATTCACCGACCTTCATGGTCGTCAACGGACCGAACCTCAACATGCTCGGGGCGAGACAGCCCGAACACTACGGTCATCACACCCTCGACGACGTCCGCACACTGTGCGAGCGGACCGCCGAACCCCTGAATATCGAACTGGCTTTCTTCCAATCGAATCACGAAGGCGAGGTGATCGACCGCATCCACCGGGCACGAGGATCCGCACACGCCATCGTGATCAACCCCGGCGCGTGGACCCACACGTCCGTGGCCCTTCGCGACGCTCTGGTCGTTCCGGAGATCCCGATCGTGGAAGTTCACATCAGCAATATCCATGCGCGCGAAGAGTTCCGCCACCGCTCCCTCATCTCGCCGATCGCGAACACCGTGATCGCCGGGGCCGGGATCACCGGATACAAGTTCGCGATCGAACACCTCGCTGCCGTGCTGAACCCGGCAGAAGGGAGCGCGACCCGACCATGA
- a CDS encoding Gfo/Idh/MocA family protein: MSPARLKVGIVGCGKIAINHAKALHAMPEVELVACSDTDQARADSFAATHGIAHAYDDLDALLGSGLDAVTICTPHPTHEAIVLAAAEHGLHVLCEKPIAITLDEADRMVEATAAAGVKFGVLFQRRFWPAAQRIRAAIDAGALGGAPIVATCTVRLGRDRDYYTSDPWRGRWDTDGGGVLMTQAIHYIDMLQWFMGDAVEVSGHVDTLVHGDYIEVEDTVAATVKFSSGGLATITAGTTFTPGLGTQIVVGGRNGHTVSLTEFPEGMPAVNDIWTVEGEEAYQQMHSTDIESDPPLSQIHVGLAPFHQMQIEDFVHAVVEDRAPAVSGRDARRALEIVLAIYESSRTGQPIALTSGALAGLQ; the protein is encoded by the coding sequence ATGTCCCCCGCACGCCTGAAAGTCGGAATCGTCGGTTGCGGCAAGATCGCCATCAATCACGCAAAGGCTCTGCACGCCATGCCCGAGGTCGAACTGGTCGCCTGCAGCGACACCGACCAGGCCAGAGCCGACTCCTTTGCCGCCACACACGGAATCGCCCACGCCTACGACGACCTCGACGCACTGCTCGGCAGCGGTCTGGACGCCGTCACCATCTGCACACCGCACCCGACCCACGAAGCGATCGTCCTCGCGGCCGCCGAACACGGACTGCACGTTCTGTGCGAGAAGCCGATCGCGATCACGCTCGACGAAGCCGACCGCATGGTCGAGGCGACGGCCGCCGCGGGAGTGAAGTTCGGCGTACTGTTCCAGCGCCGGTTCTGGCCTGCCGCTCAGCGCATCCGCGCTGCGATCGATGCCGGCGCGCTCGGCGGCGCACCCATTGTCGCGACCTGCACCGTACGACTCGGCCGCGACCGCGACTACTACACGTCCGATCCGTGGCGCGGCCGCTGGGACACCGACGGCGGAGGTGTGCTGATGACTCAGGCCATCCATTACATCGACATGCTGCAGTGGTTCATGGGCGACGCCGTCGAGGTGAGTGGTCACGTGGACACCCTGGTGCACGGTGACTACATCGAGGTCGAGGACACGGTCGCGGCCACCGTGAAATTCTCGTCCGGCGGACTCGCCACTATCACGGCCGGCACAACTTTCACACCCGGCCTCGGTACTCAAATCGTGGTCGGTGGACGCAACGGGCACACCGTGAGCCTGACGGAATTTCCCGAGGGGATGCCCGCAGTCAACGACATTTGGACCGTCGAGGGCGAGGAGGCGTACCAGCAGATGCACTCGACGGACATCGAATCGGACCCTCCGCTCTCGCAGATTCATGTCGGTCTCGCCCCGTTCCATCAGATGCAGATCGAGGACTTCGTCCATGCCGTCGTCGAGGACCGTGCTCCCGCGGTTTCCGGACGCGATGCTCGCCGCGCTCTCGAGATCGTCCTCGCCATCTACGAGTCCTCCCGCACCGGGCAACCCATCGCACTCACCTCGGGCGCGCTCGCCGGCCTGCAGTAA
- a CDS encoding serine/threonine-protein kinase, which produces MNDRPPSDSTVASGPPTELGQDTQLPPSTTSGAESVFVVESGVERLVADWESSGSPAELTEYLPDTTAIRRAALIELIKVDLEYRWLRSGHPKRIADYCLEFPELLAEPLPPELVYLEYRVRRQSGADVDPAEYVTEYPQQAARFETLLEHDRRMDRRTITAELGPGDDLDVGERLDDFDLMMELGHGAFARVFLARQRSMQRWVALKISRNIGNEPQTLAQLDHPYIVRVYDQRVLEDRRLRVLFMEYVPGGTLLDVVRLVRKTPPEQRSGQLLLDSVDRVLAERGEIRPEYSSVRDEIAALSWPETVAWIGLRLADALDYAEEHGVLHRDIKPANVLLGLEGIPKLADFNVSSSDSVENRGAGGFIGGSVAYMSPEQLEVIDPSIHRTAADLDTRSDIFALGVMLWELLTGARPFPDDDGTTSPPSPRVLLESRRRGVDPERSALPEDCPAALRRILVKSLAPDRDNRWSSGRKLTRQFALCLDPHARDLVDPAPGSVRSTMWRWALPIVIAAVGIPNLLAAGYNYYYNKVLIIATLPVEAQEDLEFVHLVIGGIAFPLGAVLIVYWCRLALTVPRGLRNGRTYSSEVLEKARATTLGLGHRAVVVSFGLWVVAGVAYPVALEITAGGIPLRAYTQLLASLAVCGAVALAYPFFILTFYAVRCLCPILLSHGELRGNDGRNIRALGRSMPRYLAVAAAVPLIGVAGLSFVGGSTGDAVNATVRALCLGGIFAFIAVYQLFRRIESDLRALERVVWLEVPGSPTRRR; this is translated from the coding sequence ATGAACGATCGCCCGCCGAGTGATTCGACGGTCGCGTCTGGGCCGCCCACCGAACTGGGTCAGGACACCCAGCTGCCGCCGTCGACGACGTCGGGCGCCGAATCGGTGTTCGTCGTGGAGAGCGGTGTCGAGCGCCTCGTCGCGGATTGGGAGTCGTCCGGTTCGCCGGCCGAGCTCACCGAGTATCTCCCCGACACGACCGCGATCAGGCGGGCCGCGTTGATCGAGCTGATCAAGGTGGACCTCGAATACCGGTGGCTGCGGTCGGGCCACCCGAAGCGCATCGCCGACTACTGCCTCGAATTCCCGGAGCTGCTCGCCGAACCTCTGCCACCGGAACTCGTCTACCTGGAGTACCGGGTCCGCCGTCAAAGCGGCGCCGACGTCGATCCCGCCGAGTACGTCACCGAATACCCGCAGCAGGCGGCCCGGTTCGAGACCCTCCTCGAACACGACCGCCGCATGGACCGGCGCACCATCACTGCGGAACTCGGCCCGGGCGACGACCTCGACGTCGGTGAACGCCTCGACGACTTCGACCTGATGATGGAACTGGGTCACGGCGCGTTCGCGCGGGTGTTCCTCGCCCGGCAGCGTTCGATGCAGCGTTGGGTGGCGCTGAAGATCTCCCGGAACATCGGCAACGAACCGCAGACACTCGCGCAGCTCGACCACCCGTACATCGTCCGCGTCTACGACCAGCGGGTGCTGGAGGACCGCCGGCTGCGGGTGCTGTTCATGGAATACGTGCCCGGCGGCACGCTCCTCGACGTGGTGCGGCTGGTCCGCAAGACCCCGCCGGAGCAGCGATCCGGACAGCTGCTGCTCGATTCGGTGGACCGCGTCCTCGCGGAGAGAGGCGAGATCCGGCCCGAGTACTCGAGCGTGCGGGACGAGATCGCCGCGCTGTCGTGGCCGGAGACGGTCGCGTGGATCGGGCTGCGGCTCGCCGACGCGCTCGACTACGCCGAGGAGCACGGCGTCCTGCACCGAGACATCAAACCGGCGAACGTGTTGCTGGGGCTAGAAGGCATCCCCAAGCTGGCCGACTTCAACGTCAGTTCGAGCGACAGCGTCGAGAATCGCGGCGCCGGAGGATTCATCGGCGGCTCCGTCGCCTACATGTCACCCGAACAACTCGAGGTGATCGACCCGAGCATCCACCGGACCGCCGCCGACCTCGACACCCGCAGCGACATCTTCGCGTTGGGCGTGATGCTGTGGGAACTGCTGACCGGGGCGCGGCCGTTCCCGGACGACGACGGGACCACGTCACCGCCGTCGCCTCGCGTCCTTCTCGAGTCGCGACGCCGAGGAGTGGACCCGGAACGATCCGCGCTCCCCGAAGACTGTCCCGCCGCGCTGCGGCGCATCCTGGTGAAGTCGCTCGCACCCGACCGGGACAATCGGTGGTCGAGTGGCCGGAAGCTGACACGGCAGTTCGCGCTGTGCCTCGACCCGCACGCCCGCGATCTCGTCGACCCCGCGCCGGGAAGCGTGCGGTCCACGATGTGGCGGTGGGCGCTTCCCATCGTGATCGCCGCCGTCGGCATCCCGAACCTGCTGGCAGCCGGATACAACTACTACTACAACAAGGTGCTGATCATCGCGACGCTGCCCGTCGAGGCGCAGGAGGATCTCGAATTCGTGCATCTGGTGATCGGCGGGATCGCGTTCCCGCTGGGCGCAGTGCTCATCGTCTACTGGTGTCGACTCGCGCTCACGGTGCCGCGCGGTCTCCGCAACGGCAGAACCTACAGTTCCGAGGTGCTGGAGAAGGCGCGCGCCACTACGCTCGGGCTCGGCCATCGCGCGGTCGTGGTCAGCTTCGGGCTGTGGGTCGTCGCCGGCGTCGCCTACCCGGTCGCCCTGGAGATCACCGCAGGCGGGATTCCGTTGCGCGCATACACGCAACTCCTCGCGTCCCTGGCCGTGTGCGGGGCGGTCGCGCTCGCCTACCCGTTCTTCATCCTCACGTTCTACGCAGTGCGGTGCCTCTGCCCGATCCTGCTGTCGCACGGCGAGTTGCGCGGAAACGACGGACGCAACATCCGGGCCCTCGGCCGGAGTATGCCGCGGTACCTCGCCGTCGCCGCGGCCGTCCCGTTGATCGGGGTCGCCGGGCTCAGCTTCGTCGGCGGAAGCACCGGCGACGCCGTGAACGCGACGGTGCGCGCGCTGTGTCTGGGCGGCATCTTCGCCTTCATCGCCGTGTACCAGTTGTTCCGGCGGATCGAGAGCGATCTGCGTGCGCTCGAGAGGGTCGTGTGGCTGGAGGTGCCGGGGTCGCCGACCAGGCGGCGGTAG
- a CDS encoding glycosyltransferase family 87 protein, with product MSIGTAAGAFCTACRSTAVPSRSVCRRILGYRTTPYLLLVTALTTVTCTFVEPVRTTLFHGQINLVLMLWVLWDFSRPERSILRGVGIGLGAAIKPTPAFFVVVLLALRHPARPESAGPDIGRDGPAGTGTVGSVVAERVTACCSVPFTHRQEYPGKYTPPCTSRNPHRPESDRHERSPAE from the coding sequence ATGTCTATCGGGACGGCGGCTGGCGCGTTCTGCACTGCCTGCCGCTCTACAGCGGTCCCGTCGCGCTCGGTTTGCCGGCGCATCCTCGGGTACCGGACCACCCCGTACCTGTTGCTGGTCACGGCGCTGACGACGGTGACGTGCACATTCGTCGAACCGGTGCGGACGACGCTGTTCCACGGCCAGATCAACCTGGTACTGATGCTGTGGGTGCTGTGGGATTTCTCCCGGCCGGAGCGCAGCATCCTGCGCGGGGTGGGGATCGGGCTGGGCGCCGCGATCAAACCGACCCCCGCCTTCTTCGTCGTCGTGCTCCTCGCGCTGCGGCACCCGGCCCGCCCAGAGTCGGCCGGCCCTGACATCGGTCGTGACGGACCCGCCGGCACCGGAACCGTCGGAAGTGTCGTTGCGGAGCGCGTGACGGCCTGCTGTTCCGTACCCTTCACGCACCGTCAGGAATACCCTGGCAAGTACACGCCCCCATGCACCTCCCGGAATCCGCACCGCCCGGAATCGGACCGCCATGAACGATCGCCCGCCGAGTGA
- a CDS encoding mycothiol transferase — protein sequence MDHSALLTDAFDRIQETVHSTLADLPADALTFRVDAKANTIAWLIWHLTRVQDDHVAGVAGTAQVWTSGGWVERLDLPFPVADIGYGHSADEVAKVRTGADLLRGYHDAVHDRTVDYVQSIGPDDLDRIVDENWDPPVTLGVRLISVISDDLQHAGQAAYVRGIYQRR from the coding sequence GTGGACCATAGCGCGCTGTTGACCGACGCCTTCGATCGCATTCAGGAGACCGTGCATTCCACTCTGGCCGATCTCCCCGCCGACGCCCTCACGTTTCGGGTGGACGCGAAGGCGAACACCATCGCCTGGCTGATCTGGCATCTGACGCGAGTGCAGGACGACCACGTCGCCGGTGTCGCGGGCACCGCGCAGGTGTGGACGTCCGGCGGGTGGGTGGAGCGCCTCGACCTCCCGTTCCCGGTTGCCGACATCGGTTACGGGCACTCCGCGGACGAGGTGGCGAAGGTGCGGACCGGCGCCGACCTCCTGCGGGGGTATCACGATGCCGTGCACGACCGCACCGTCGATTACGTCCAGTCGATCGGCCCGGACGACCTCGACCGAATTGTCGACGAGAATTGGGATCCGCCAGTCACTCTCGGTGTCCGGTTGATCAGCGTCATCTCCGACGATCTGCAGCATGCCGGGCAGGCGGCGTACGTCCGCGGCATCTACCAGCGCCGCTGA
- a CDS encoding acyl-CoA dehydrogenase family protein, which produces MSSTLAPPTTVATDEMNALRAEVRAFLAEEVDAGRFIPWIDTWLTRWDEDFTRRLAERGWVGMTIPTEFGGRGRTHLERFVVTEELLSVGAPVAAQWVADRQIAPSLLRYGTEEQKHDYLPRIAAGECCFGIGMSEPDSGSDLASVRTKGVQVDGGWRITGTKVWTSGAQHAEAFIALCRTEPLDTSHRHAGLSQFIVDLRSEGVTIRPIVSLSGDHHFNEVVLEDVFVADSMVFGTLGNGWEQVNSELAFERSGPERFLSSFRLFAAEIGAISTGALPERSDLGRTVARMAGLHNLSQNIAGALQRGEPADTPAALVKLLGTATEGDIVDTVSTRLGDELAPGFAGTNGTAAVAEIHGLLRAGLHQRPGFTLRGGTNEILRGVIARGLGMR; this is translated from the coding sequence ATGAGTTCGACTCTCGCGCCACCGACCACGGTGGCGACCGATGAGATGAACGCCCTGCGTGCCGAGGTACGCGCGTTTCTCGCCGAGGAGGTCGACGCCGGGCGGTTCATACCCTGGATCGACACCTGGCTCACCCGCTGGGACGAGGACTTCACCCGACGCCTCGCCGAACGCGGCTGGGTCGGGATGACGATCCCCACGGAGTTCGGTGGCCGCGGCCGAACCCACCTCGAGCGCTTCGTCGTCACCGAGGAACTGCTCTCCGTGGGCGCCCCCGTCGCCGCGCAGTGGGTCGCCGACCGACAGATCGCCCCGTCCCTGCTTCGCTACGGTACCGAGGAGCAGAAGCACGATTACCTGCCCCGCATCGCCGCCGGCGAGTGCTGCTTCGGCATCGGCATGTCCGAACCCGACTCTGGCTCCGACCTGGCCAGTGTCCGCACCAAGGGCGTTCAGGTCGACGGCGGCTGGCGGATCACCGGGACCAAGGTGTGGACCTCCGGGGCCCAGCACGCGGAGGCCTTCATCGCGCTGTGCCGCACCGAACCGCTCGACACCTCGCACCGTCACGCGGGTCTGAGTCAGTTCATCGTCGACCTGCGCAGCGAGGGCGTCACCATCCGGCCGATCGTCTCCCTCTCGGGGGACCACCACTTCAACGAGGTCGTCCTCGAGGACGTTTTCGTGGCGGACTCAATGGTCTTCGGCACACTCGGTAACGGTTGGGAACAGGTCAACTCCGAGCTCGCCTTCGAGCGCAGCGGCCCTGAACGGTTCCTCTCCTCGTTCCGCCTGTTCGCCGCGGAGATCGGTGCGATCTCCACCGGAGCCCTGCCCGAGCGCAGCGACCTCGGCCGGACCGTGGCCCGGATGGCCGGACTGCACAACCTCAGCCAGAACATCGCCGGCGCGCTGCAGCGCGGTGAACCCGCCGACACTCCGGCAGCCCTCGTCAAGCTGCTCGGCACCGCCACCGAGGGTGACATCGTCGACACCGTCTCCACCCGGCTCGGCGACGAGCTGGCACCCGGTTTCGCCGGCACGAACGGCACCGCCGCGGTCGCCGAGATCCACGGCCTGCTGCGCGCGGGCCTCCACCAGCGCCCGGGCTTCACGCTCCGCGGCGGCACCAACGAAATTCTGCGCGGCGTCATCGCGCGGGGACTGGGGATGCGCTGA